A genomic window from Agrobacterium tumefaciens includes:
- a CDS encoding tyrosyl-tRNA deacylase — protein MNNVVNLESRETKLNSAIDADVEAIVSKPEFSLPKADTALVRYYVDKIQGTYDVERAKRDTDNAIDLLYIAYNTTPQEEGKIRGRISAIMDSLITAQQSSELTMKHAMDVANRIRISVDDLFPDWLDVREGNDQSEIKAFVSNDLIKLAKNIRDKALEVRDDLLKVASTYDGIIKATAQITDASEMVLSKRLEDKATMEREIREADARRQQLESLVNDLKAQVAEFEKKAREYEKRANTAEERAFIMSIVRVGAQMISSAIPAIAMVAGGPASMLASSVGGALSGQPKGGQDADGQGQGGGSRTPTTGGGKADGAATQSKLSEQKAELRKSEEKRDTLKTDIKALEDSRSALAKDAEGTDPKSSKAVELAELDKRLTARAAELKTQEEKIASQQTLISSLQASLDALDKGLGKLTDEQQQQAASLREMQMKMIDKAESYENERRTQAAELIKINALLKGKQAEDDKIKLAVQSLNVSITALKRMKEIIEEIAFFFKSFADFMQAVADDAEHQIKAIDNVAELEVIRKNRLAQLVRSVNEFFVRQTAQWYAVGTVSDRFNRSFADGWSKLNKLQGTYLTGTGLTNYMAEASEKLSAIVAEREAAADAKIASLQAYRQDLSKTA, from the coding sequence ATGAATAATGTCGTCAATCTCGAAAGCCGGGAAACCAAACTCAACAGCGCGATCGATGCCGATGTCGAAGCGATCGTGTCGAAGCCGGAATTCAGCCTTCCCAAGGCGGATACGGCGCTCGTCCGGTATTATGTTGATAAGATCCAGGGGACCTACGATGTCGAGCGCGCCAAGCGCGATACCGACAATGCGATCGACCTGCTCTACATCGCTTACAACACCACGCCGCAGGAGGAGGGCAAAATTCGCGGACGCATCAGCGCCATCATGGACAGCTTGATAACCGCGCAGCAGAGCAGTGAACTCACCATGAAACATGCGATGGATGTTGCCAATCGCATCCGCATTTCAGTCGACGACCTCTTCCCGGACTGGCTGGATGTCCGCGAGGGAAATGACCAGAGCGAGATCAAGGCCTTCGTCTCCAACGACCTGATAAAGCTCGCGAAAAATATCCGCGACAAGGCGTTGGAAGTGCGGGACGATCTCCTTAAGGTCGCCTCCACCTATGATGGCATCATCAAGGCAACGGCGCAGATCACCGATGCGAGCGAAATGGTCTTGAGCAAGCGTCTCGAAGACAAGGCGACCATGGAGCGGGAAATCCGCGAGGCCGATGCGCGGCGCCAGCAGCTGGAATCGCTTGTGAACGATCTGAAGGCACAGGTTGCGGAGTTCGAAAAGAAGGCCCGTGAATATGAAAAGCGGGCCAATACGGCAGAGGAGCGCGCCTTCATCATGTCGATCGTCCGGGTCGGCGCGCAGATGATTTCAAGCGCCATTCCCGCCATCGCTATGGTGGCGGGCGGTCCTGCCTCCATGCTGGCCTCGTCGGTCGGCGGCGCGCTTTCGGGACAGCCCAAGGGCGGCCAAGATGCGGACGGGCAGGGGCAGGGTGGCGGCTCCCGCACACCGACAACCGGCGGCGGAAAGGCGGATGGGGCCGCCACGCAGAGCAAGCTTTCCGAGCAGAAGGCCGAACTGCGCAAGAGCGAGGAAAAACGCGACACCTTAAAGACGGATATCAAGGCGCTGGAAGACAGCAGGTCGGCGCTGGCGAAAGATGCCGAGGGCACCGATCCGAAATCGAGCAAGGCCGTGGAACTTGCCGAACTTGATAAGCGTCTGACCGCGCGCGCCGCGGAACTGAAGACGCAGGAGGAGAAGATCGCAAGTCAGCAGACTCTGATTTCCAGTCTGCAGGCTTCACTCGACGCGCTCGACAAGGGGCTGGGCAAGCTCACCGACGAGCAGCAGCAACAGGCCGCAAGCCTGCGCGAAATGCAGATGAAGATGATCGACAAGGCGGAATCCTATGAGAACGAACGCCGTACCCAGGCCGCCGAACTCATAAAGATCAACGCTCTGCTGAAGGGAAAGCAGGCTGAGGACGATAAGATCAAGCTTGCGGTTCAATCCCTCAACGTCAGCATTACGGCGCTGAAACGCATGAAGGAAATCATTGAGGAAATCGCATTTTTCTTCAAAAGTTTCGCCGATTTCATGCAGGCCGTGGCCGACGATGCCGAGCACCAGATCAAGGCGATCGACAATGTGGCCGAGCTGGAGGTCATTCGCAAGAACCGTCTCGCCCAGCTCGTTCGCTCCGTCAACGAGTTCTTCGTCAGGCAGACCGCCCAATGGTATGCGGTCGGGACCGTCAGCGACAGGTTCAACCGCAGCTTTGCGGACGGATGGTCAAAGCTCAACAAGCTGCAGGGGACATATCTCACCGGCACCGGCCTGACGAACTATATGGCGGAAGCCTCGGAAAAGCTCTCGGCCATCGTCGCCGAACGCGAGGCCGCTGCGGACGCAAAAATCGCATCGCTGCAGGCCTATCGTCAGGATCTGAGCAAAACAGCCTGA
- a CDS encoding GntR family transcriptional regulator: MTLPEKTPAVDATIEDRSLLIRESLRNAIIDRRLAPGTKLSEAEVGALFDVSRTVARAALQILAFEGLVKTERNRGAFVSTPSPEEARQIFASRRLIEPGIIAAAVERITPADIVRFQHHLVEEAQYMNERGPAARRAEIKASGDFHLMLAALSGNVILQRFMDELVARSSLVVALYGRSGISSCGHNEHLAILELVAKGDAKGASDLMLHHLDHIEADLDLQPKQGVSLRNALAPLA, from the coding sequence ATGACCCTGCCAGAAAAGACCCCAGCCGTGGATGCCACAATCGAGGATCGCTCGCTTTTGATCCGCGAATCCCTGCGCAATGCCATCATCGACCGGCGGCTGGCGCCGGGAACCAAACTGTCGGAAGCCGAGGTTGGGGCACTCTTCGATGTCAGCCGCACCGTGGCGCGCGCCGCGTTGCAGATTTTGGCCTTCGAGGGGCTGGTGAAGACCGAGCGTAACCGTGGGGCCTTCGTTTCCACGCCTTCACCGGAAGAAGCGCGCCAGATTTTCGCCTCGCGCCGCCTGATCGAACCGGGCATCATCGCGGCGGCGGTGGAGCGCATCACCCCTGCGGATATTGTACGGTTTCAGCATCACCTCGTCGAAGAGGCGCAATATATGAATGAACGCGGCCCGGCGGCACGCCGGGCGGAAATAAAGGCCTCGGGCGATTTCCATCTCATGCTGGCGGCCCTATCCGGCAATGTCATCCTCCAGCGGTTTATGGATGAGCTGGTCGCCCGCTCCTCGCTGGTCGTCGCCCTTTATGGCCGTTCGGGTATTTCGAGCTGCGGCCACAACGAACATCTCGCCATTCTCGAGCTTGTCGCAAAGGGCGATGCAAAAGGCGCTTCAGATCTCATGCTCCATCACCTCGATCATATCGAGGCCGATCTCGATCTGCAGCCGAAGCAGGGTGTCAGCCTGCGAAATGCGCTGGCACCGCTCGCCTGA
- a CDS encoding 3'-5' exonuclease has protein sequence MNSQLDFFGSAAARFPQGERGRKAAGRETVQKNVADDETLAGYLESTGNYRVSRRLMPRAVVDKPRPEFPRQGIILDTETTGLNHRTDEIIEIGVIAFTFDDHGAIGDVTGVYGGLRQPGVTIPEEITRLTGITDEMVEGQVIDMDRLSALVARADLIIAHNAGFDRPFCEAFSPIFREKAWACSVSEIDWRARGFEGSKLAYLIGQSGYFHDGHRAVDDCFALLEVLGHARAGQGEAPFAELHQASQRSRVRIYAENSPFDMKDHLKKRGYRWSDGSDGRPKAWWVEVAEEKLDEELHFLRTEIYRWEADPPVKHLTAFDRFKAN, from the coding sequence ATGAACTCCCAGTTGGATTTTTTCGGTTCCGCGGCAGCGCGTTTCCCCCAGGGTGAACGGGGGCGAAAAGCGGCCGGCCGCGAAACGGTGCAGAAAAACGTTGCGGATGATGAGACGCTTGCCGGATATCTTGAATCCACCGGCAATTACCGTGTTTCACGCCGGCTCATGCCACGCGCGGTCGTCGACAAACCGCGGCCGGAATTTCCGCGTCAGGGCATCATCCTCGATACCGAAACCACAGGGCTTAATCATCGAACCGACGAGATCATCGAGATCGGCGTCATCGCCTTCACATTCGACGATCACGGCGCGATCGGCGACGTTACCGGTGTTTATGGCGGCCTGCGGCAGCCCGGCGTCACTATCCCGGAAGAGATCACGCGCCTGACCGGTATTACCGACGAGATGGTCGAAGGACAGGTAATAGACATGGACCGCCTGAGCGCACTTGTTGCCAGGGCGGATCTGATCATCGCCCATAATGCCGGCTTCGACCGCCCGTTCTGCGAGGCTTTCTCACCGATTTTCCGCGAGAAGGCATGGGCCTGTTCGGTTTCCGAGATCGACTGGAGGGCGCGGGGTTTTGAGGGCAGCAAACTTGCCTATCTGATAGGGCAGTCCGGTTATTTCCACGACGGCCATCGCGCCGTCGATGATTGTTTTGCGCTTCTGGAAGTGCTGGGTCATGCCCGTGCGGGGCAGGGCGAAGCACCCTTCGCAGAACTGCATCAGGCAAGCCAGCGCTCCCGTGTCCGCATTTATGCGGAAAACAGCCCCTTCGACATGAAGGATCATCTGAAAAAGCGCGGCTACCGCTGGTCAGATGGCTCCGATGGCCGACCCAAAGCCTGGTGGGTGGAAGTGGCCGAAGAAAAGCTCGACGAGGAGCTGCATTTCCTGCGGACCGAGATTTACCGCTGGGAGGCCGATCCCCCGGTCAAGCACCTCACAGCCTTCGACCGCTTCAAGGCCAACTAG
- a CDS encoding RNA polymerase sigma factor → MTQRDDKFLSAFLKTQSDIKRYLTRMTGSREDAEDLAHEAWIKLARNSSNASAAPVPYLKRIARSLAIDHGRGRRHRATTEQIEDALSIQDERPGPDQQVIDRDQIRQLMRVIGELPDRQRKMLVAARLEFRPYAEIAEEFHVSTRTVEMEINRALSYCIEKMGHERRR, encoded by the coding sequence ATGACGCAGCGCGACGACAAATTCCTTTCGGCATTCCTGAAAACCCAGTCGGATATCAAGCGATATCTGACGCGGATGACGGGCTCGCGCGAGGATGCCGAGGATCTTGCCCATGAGGCATGGATCAAGCTGGCGAGAAACAGCTCGAATGCATCCGCAGCACCAGTGCCTTATCTCAAGCGCATCGCTAGGTCGCTGGCCATCGATCATGGGCGGGGACGCAGGCACAGGGCCACGACCGAACAGATCGAGGATGCCCTTTCCATTCAAGACGAGCGCCCGGGTCCTGACCAGCAGGTGATCGACCGCGACCAGATCCGGCAGCTTATGCGGGTCATCGGTGAACTGCCGGATCGACAGAGAAAGATGCTGGTCGCGGCGCGGCTGGAATTTCGTCCCTATGCCGAGATCGCGGAAGAGTTCCATGTCTCCACCCGCACGGTGGAAATGGAAATCAATCGCGCCCTCAGCTACTGCATCGAGAAAATGGGACATGAGCGGCGCAGATAA
- a CDS encoding FecR family protein, whose amino-acid sequence MLNEGSDALRKKATSFIVRLRSGAATVEDTEALRHWRSLSADHERAFVEASALWRDLGPALEAQAKPPVNATSRRSFLVGSSLAAGLAGIAIALPELGYLPSIGAMLADFSTGVGEQQNVSLPDGSTAFLDGGSALSLDSGERQFDLTAGAAVFTVQQAANIPFVVKAGNGRVQASSGAFSVTHNASGVTVECLSGPLSVHCLGDAQLLPGEAIVYSDAGLGEKSAIDLETASAWREGMLVFNNRPLEDIVASLNRHRRGRIIITRQSLRSLHVSGVFQLNRPQDIIAHLEETLHLHAVGAGGILLLV is encoded by the coding sequence GTGTTGAACGAAGGATCCGATGCGCTCAGGAAGAAGGCCACGTCCTTTATCGTCAGGCTGCGCTCCGGCGCGGCCACGGTTGAGGATACAGAGGCGCTCCGCCACTGGCGCAGCCTCAGCGCCGATCATGAGCGCGCCTTTGTCGAGGCCTCGGCGCTCTGGCGCGATCTTGGCCCGGCCCTGGAGGCGCAGGCGAAGCCCCCCGTCAACGCCACATCCAGACGATCTTTTCTGGTGGGCAGCAGCCTTGCCGCCGGCCTTGCAGGCATTGCCATCGCCCTGCCGGAACTCGGTTACCTGCCATCCATCGGCGCAATGCTTGCGGATTTTTCGACTGGCGTCGGCGAGCAGCAGAATGTCAGCCTGCCGGACGGATCGACCGCCTTTCTCGACGGCGGCTCCGCCCTGTCGCTGGACAGCGGCGAACGGCAGTTCGATCTCACGGCAGGTGCAGCGGTTTTCACCGTCCAGCAGGCGGCGAACATTCCTTTTGTGGTCAAAGCCGGCAATGGCCGCGTGCAGGCCTCCAGCGGCGCGTTCAGCGTCACCCATAATGCCAGCGGCGTGACCGTGGAATGCCTGTCCGGTCCACTCAGCGTGCACTGTCTCGGCGATGCGCAGCTGCTTCCGGGAGAAGCAATCGTCTATTCGGACGCTGGCCTTGGGGAAAAATCCGCAATCGACCTCGAGACGGCATCGGCATGGCGTGAAGGCATGCTGGTCTTCAACAACCGTCCGCTGGAAGACATCGTCGCGAGCCTGAACCGCCACCGGCGCGGCAGGATCATCATCACCCGTCAAAGCCTGCGCTCCCTGCACGTCTCGGGCGTCTTTCAGCTCAACCGGCCGCAGGACATTATCGCGCATCTTGAAGAAACCCTGCATCTTCATGCGGTTGGCGCAGGCGGAATCCTGCTGCTCGTCTAA
- a CDS encoding TonB-dependent receptor domain-containing protein yields the protein MATGHKSGGRERRLRLAAFCASLACSVSLVAHTQAVAQELRQFSIPAGSLDVALTRFGAASGIQIFYDASLTRGLKTSGAAGSLPPREALGRLLDGTGLSFRFTAPDRVTVSNASQAPEATSADGSLVLETITVTGKTGRYGSPDAPYGNDAPTAFISGEDIERFRGSSPADMFRGTAGVMSGEARNGAGAIDVNIRGMQGMGRVATTIDGAENSVTVYQGYQGVSNRTYVDPDFIAGVDITKGADAASFGNAGSVAMRTVGADDIVKPGEKWGLKVKAGFGTNSSSPTEGALSGYSYQSGAGTATPSADGMDRPAFLKPTTGSGSVIGAYKGEDIDVVAGYAHRRQGNYHAGSHGPVASPKNIGDTKYWGGTLPNTMINEGLVNYRGGEEVLNTELETQSLLAKVTARLSDDQTFQIGYMGYRSEAGDRLASRLTSNTGQAQQQEQTVSTSLDTFTARYNWNPEDNDLIDFKSNFYFNHLEVRNPVRGGRGLTPEKIGLPSGFRVGTDTNMWGAEITNRSQFSLDYGDFDLNYGLSYRAEDTKGSDHTAVLEGWLTPRDAIRHEGAAFAKAAYKPVDWLTLNGGLRYSHYWVEDRFDPYERYQARDKPVGLKVDDGGFSPSAGVTLEPFDNTQFYINYSNTLRSPSIIESVSAFNSVIANSGVLPERSSNWEIGTNIIRDGILSDDDTAMIKFGYFNWDVKNYISRTVVTEPQLTLNIGNIPRAKFSGLELSGRYTNGGFSADLSANYFLNVEYCRTTQTCDSKSLYGDYATNHVQPEYTVDLTLSQKFLEDRLTVGGRISYVGPRAIGHGDVTAQGASEFIALVDWEPYTLVDLFTEYKINDNMTASLRVENLFDRFYVDPLGLVTQPGPGRTIYASLTATIGGGEALPGLSPFSRPTDASFVRDWTGFHVGAHTGGDFLNFAGNTTSLDGTFNDAAARESADFNLRGGAFGLQAGYDRQLENGLVVGVEADYTKTYLRGLEKFGSTDPVLAKSGHLDATTSYDIDWTAGLRAKLGYAVNDRLLVYSTAGLALAKETQWRDQYISDGASGTNPLGSETTAFFVEKASGTRAGFTIGLGAEYALNDNWSIRADYSYSHFRAKSLKFKNARAGTGKDYRTSEQTGTEMVDPGLKNDPNMAWLCDSMPEVCEPYESPIYEYVDHVGTSGIANGRNASNSLNMHAIKVGLNYRF from the coding sequence TTGGCGACGGGACATAAATCCGGTGGTCGCGAACGGCGTTTGAGGCTCGCAGCATTCTGCGCATCACTGGCCTGCTCCGTATCCTTAGTTGCCCATACCCAGGCCGTTGCGCAGGAGCTGCGCCAATTTTCCATTCCCGCCGGCTCCCTCGATGTGGCGCTGACGCGTTTTGGCGCCGCAAGCGGCATCCAGATTTTCTACGACGCATCCTTGACGAGAGGGCTCAAAACCTCCGGAGCAGCCGGCTCCCTGCCGCCGCGGGAGGCACTCGGCAGGCTGCTTGACGGCACCGGCCTCAGCTTCCGCTTCACCGCGCCCGATCGCGTGACGGTCTCCAATGCCTCACAGGCACCGGAGGCAACCTCTGCGGATGGCTCGCTCGTTCTCGAAACAATCACCGTCACCGGCAAGACCGGACGATATGGCAGTCCGGATGCGCCTTACGGCAACGATGCCCCGACCGCCTTCATTTCGGGTGAAGATATCGAGCGCTTCCGCGGCTCAAGCCCGGCCGACATGTTTCGTGGCACGGCCGGCGTCATGTCCGGCGAAGCGCGAAACGGCGCCGGTGCCATCGACGTCAACATTCGCGGCATGCAGGGAATGGGCCGCGTCGCCACGACGATCGACGGCGCCGAAAATTCCGTGACTGTCTATCAGGGTTATCAGGGCGTCTCGAACCGCACCTATGTCGATCCCGATTTCATCGCCGGTGTCGACATTACCAAGGGAGCCGATGCTGCTTCCTTCGGCAATGCCGGATCAGTGGCGATGCGAACGGTCGGCGCCGACGACATCGTCAAGCCGGGCGAAAAATGGGGGCTGAAGGTCAAGGCTGGCTTCGGCACCAATTCATCAAGCCCGACCGAAGGGGCATTGAGCGGCTATAGTTACCAGTCCGGCGCAGGCACCGCGACACCGTCCGCTGACGGCATGGACAGGCCCGCCTTCCTCAAGCCGACGACCGGTTCCGGCAGCGTCATCGGCGCTTACAAGGGCGAGGACATCGATGTCGTCGCCGGATATGCGCATCGCCGCCAGGGCAATTATCACGCCGGCAGCCACGGTCCTGTCGCGTCCCCGAAAAACATCGGCGACACGAAATATTGGGGCGGCACTTTGCCCAACACGATGATCAATGAAGGTCTGGTCAACTATCGCGGCGGCGAGGAAGTCCTCAATACCGAGCTGGAAACCCAATCGCTTCTGGCGAAGGTCACGGCGCGTCTGTCAGACGATCAGACATTCCAGATCGGCTACATGGGATACAGAAGCGAGGCCGGCGACAGGCTTGCCTCGCGGCTGACCTCGAATACCGGACAGGCGCAGCAGCAGGAACAGACCGTCAGCACCAGCCTCGACACATTTACCGCCAGATACAACTGGAACCCCGAAGACAATGACCTCATCGACTTCAAGTCGAATTTCTATTTCAACCATCTCGAAGTCCGCAACCCCGTGCGCGGCGGGCGTGGCCTGACGCCAGAGAAGATCGGCCTGCCATCAGGCTTCCGGGTCGGCACCGATACCAATATGTGGGGAGCGGAGATTACCAACCGCTCGCAGTTCAGCCTGGATTACGGCGATTTCGACCTGAATTACGGACTTTCCTACCGTGCTGAAGACACCAAGGGCAGCGACCACACCGCCGTTCTGGAGGGCTGGCTGACACCGCGCGACGCCATTCGCCATGAAGGCGCAGCCTTCGCCAAGGCAGCTTACAAACCGGTGGACTGGCTCACCCTTAATGGCGGGTTGCGATACTCCCATTATTGGGTCGAAGACAGGTTCGATCCCTATGAGCGTTATCAGGCGCGGGACAAGCCGGTTGGCCTGAAAGTGGATGACGGCGGGTTCAGCCCATCTGCCGGAGTGACGCTGGAACCGTTCGACAATACCCAGTTCTACATCAATTATTCGAATACGCTGCGCTCGCCATCCATCATCGAATCCGTCTCGGCCTTCAACAGCGTCATCGCGAATTCGGGTGTCCTGCCGGAACGCTCCAGCAACTGGGAAATCGGCACCAACATCATTCGCGACGGCATCCTCTCCGACGATGACACCGCCATGATCAAGTTCGGTTATTTCAACTGGGATGTGAAGAATTACATCTCGCGCACCGTCGTGACCGAACCACAGTTGACGTTGAATATCGGCAATATTCCGCGCGCCAAGTTTTCCGGTCTCGAACTTTCCGGCCGATACACCAATGGCGGATTTTCGGCAGATCTTTCCGCCAACTACTTCCTGAATGTCGAATATTGCCGCACGACCCAGACCTGCGACAGCAAGTCTCTCTATGGCGACTATGCGACGAACCATGTTCAGCCGGAATATACGGTCGACCTGACGCTTTCGCAGAAATTCCTCGAGGACCGGCTGACGGTCGGGGGCCGCATCTCCTATGTCGGCCCGCGCGCCATCGGCCACGGCGACGTCACCGCGCAGGGTGCGTCGGAATTCATCGCGCTTGTCGACTGGGAACCCTATACGCTGGTCGATCTGTTTACCGAATACAAGATCAACGACAACATGACCGCGAGCCTGCGGGTGGAGAACCTGTTCGACCGTTTTTATGTCGATCCGCTCGGCCTCGTCACGCAGCCCGGTCCCGGCCGCACCATCTATGCCAGCCTTACGGCAACGATCGGCGGCGGCGAGGCCCTGCCCGGCCTTTCCCCCTTCAGCCGCCCGACGGACGCATCCTTCGTGCGTGACTGGACCGGCTTCCATGTGGGTGCCCATACCGGCGGCGATTTCCTGAATTTTGCGGGAAATACGACCTCGCTGGATGGCACATTCAACGATGCGGCCGCACGGGAATCGGCCGATTTCAACCTGCGTGGCGGTGCGTTTGGACTACAGGCCGGTTATGACCGGCAGCTGGAAAACGGCCTTGTCGTCGGCGTGGAGGCCGATTACACCAAGACCTATCTTCGTGGCCTCGAAAAGTTCGGTTCCACCGATCCGGTGCTGGCAAAGAGCGGTCACCTGGACGCAACGACCAGCTACGATATCGACTGGACGGCCGGTCTGCGCGCGAAGCTCGGTTACGCCGTGAATGACAGGTTGCTCGTTTATTCCACCGCCGGCCTGGCGCTGGCGAAAGAAACCCAGTGGCGCGACCAGTATATTTCAGACGGCGCGAGCGGGACCAATCCCCTTGGCTCCGAAACGACGGCATTCTTTGTGGAGAAGGCTTCCGGAACACGTGCCGGCTTCACAATCGGCCTCGGCGCGGAATATGCGCTGAACGACAATTGGTCGATCCGTGCGGATTACAGCTACAGCCATTTCCGCGCCAAATCGTTGAAGTTCAAGAACGCCCGCGCCGGCACCGGCAAGGATTATCGCACCAGTGAGCAGACGGGCACGGAGATGGTCGATCCCGGCTTAAAGAATGATCCGAACATGGCTTGGCTCTGCGATTCCATGCCGGAAGTCTGCGAGCCCTATGAATCACCGATCTACGAATATGTGGACCATGTGGGGACATCCGGAATTGCCAACGGCCGCAATGCCTCGAACTCGCTGAACATGCATGCCATCAAGGTTGGGCTGAACTATCGCTTCTGA